A stretch of Pygocentrus nattereri isolate fPygNat1 chromosome 8, fPygNat1.pri, whole genome shotgun sequence DNA encodes these proteins:
- the atp11c gene encoding phospholipid-transporting ATPase 11C isoform X4, which produces MLRRRLNLLFGGDEKRVDSRTIYVGHRPGPATEAFIPPKFCDNRIVSSKYTVWNFLPKNLFEQFRRIANFYFLIIFLVQVIVDTPTSPVTSGLPLFFVITVTAIKQGYEDWLRHKADNEVNKYPVIVLEDGRKESEKIKVGDIVEVMEDETFPCDLILLQSSRDDDTCFVTTASLDGESNHKTHYTVPDTEKDLQSLSATIECEQPQPDLYKFVGRMYIYKTGQDPAVRSLGPENLLLKGATLKNTKKIYGVAVYTGMETKMALNYQGKSQKRSAVEKSINAFLLVYLCILISKAVVCTTLKYVWQSQFGQDEPWYNQKTQKEKDTYVYLKMFTDFLSFMVLFNFIIPVSMYVTVEMQKFLGSFFITWDKDFFDPEIQEGALVNTSDLNEELGQVEYVFTDKTGTLTQNNMEFIECCIDGFQYKNTDSMSELDGFCVTDGPVSKLQQKAGLEKEELFLRALCLCHTVQVKEAGPDEIDEIDGVQVDGLAAGLSQPDEERGFIASSPDEVALVKGAMKHGFTFLGLENKTMKIRNWQNDTEIYELLHVLNFDPVRRRMSVIVRNKSGETLLFCKGADSSIFPRVRPEEVDRIRMHVERNATDGYRTLCVAYKQLSPEEYAVADAGLRDARLALQDREEKLMVVYNQVETEMSLIGATAVEDRLQEEAAETMEALQGAGMKVWVLTGDKMETAKSTCYACRLFQRGTELLELTVRTLEDGGRKREERLHELLLDYHKKAVQDAPPVKAGVTRSWSNSNQEYGFIIDGATLSLVMNPSPDANSSRYKNLFLQICQNCTAVLCCRMAPLQKAQIVKLVKNSKGSPITLSIGDGANDVSMILEAHVGIGIKGKEGRQAVRNSDYAIPKLKHLKKLLLAHGHLYYVRIAHLVQYFFYKNLCFILPQFLYQFFCGYSQQPLYDAAYLTMYNICFTSMPILAYSLLEQHIAIEILLDNATLYREIAKNAMLRWGPFLYWTVLGIYQGLLFFFGVRYLFSNPALQDNGQVFGNWSYGTIVFTVLVFTVTLKLALDTRHWTWINHFVIWGSLAFYVFFSFFWGGIIWPFLRQQRLYFVFANMLSSVSAWLVIILLILLSLLPDILLVVLRKPRGPHARKIAAVTPLSYKHLKERY; this is translated from the exons TACACTGTATGGAACTTTCTGCCAAAGAACCTGTTTGAGCAGTTCAGAAGAATCGCCAATTTTTATTTCCTTATTATTTTCCTGGTGCAG GTTATTGTGGACACCCCGACAAGCCCTGTGACCAGTGGCTTACCCTTGTTTTTTGTCATCACAGTGACGGCCATCAAACAG GGTTATGAGGACTGGCTGCGGCATAAAGCGGATAACGAGGTGAATAAGTACCCAGTGATAGTGCTGGAGGATGGACGCAAAGAGAGTGAAAAAATCAAG GTGGGTGATATAGTAGAAGTGATGGAGGATGAGACCTTTCCCTGTGACCTTATTCTGCTGCAGTCCAGTCGAGATGATGACACTTGCTTCGTCACCACAGCCAGTCTGGACGGGGAGTCTAACCATAAA ACACACTACACAGTACCAGATACAGAAAAGGACCTGCAGTCTCTCTCTGCCACCATCGAGTGTGAACAGCCCCAGCCTGACCTCTACAA GTTTGTGGGCCGGATGTATATTTACAAGACGGGGCAGGATCCAGCAGTAAG atctTTGGGCCCAGAGAACCTGCTTCTGAAAGGGGCAACCTTAAAAAACACCAAGAAGATTTATG GTGTAGCAGTATACACAGGCATGGAGACAAAGATGGCTCTCAACTACCAGGGGAAGTCTCAAAAACGCTCAGCCGTGGAGAA ATCTATCAATGCCTTCCTGCTGGTATATTTATGCATCCTGATAAGCAAAGCAGTGGTGTGCACCACCCTGAAGTATGTTTGGCAGAGCCAGTTTGGGCAAGATGAACCTTGGTACAACCAGAAAACTCAGAAGGAGAAGGACACTTATGTG TATCTGAAGATGTTTACAGACTTCCTCTCCTTCATGGTGCTGTTCAATTTCATCATTCCTGTGTCCATGTATGTCACCGTGGAAATGCAGAAGTTTCTGGGTTCTTTCTTTATCACTTGGGATAAAGACTTCTTTGACCCGGAGATCCAGGAGGGGGCTCTGGTCAACACATCTGACCTCAATGAGGAGCTTGGTCAG GTGGAGTATGTCTTCACAGACAAGACCGGCACACTGACACAGAACAACATGGAGTTCATCGAGTGCTGTATAGATGGCTTCCAGTACAAGAACACAGACTCCATGAGTGAGCTGGATGGGTTCTGTGTCACTGATGGGCCTGTCAGCAAGCTGCAGCAGAAGGCTGGCCTG GAAAAAGAGGAGCTTTTCCTTCGGGCTCTCTGCTTGTGTCACACGGTGCAAGTGAAGGAGGCAGGGCCAGATGAGATTGATGAGATTGATGGGGTTCAGGTGGATGGACTGGCGGCTGGACTCTCCCAGCCAGATGAAGAGAGAGGCTTCATTGCCTCCTCCCCGGATGAGGTTGCTCTGGTCAAAGGAGCCATGAA ACATGGCTTCACTTTCCTGGGTTTGGAAAACAAAACTATGAAGATAAGGAACTGGCAGAACGATACTGAAAT ATACGAGTTGCTTCATGTGCTCAACTTTGACCCTGTACGACGAAGAATGAGTGTCATAGTCAGGAACAAGTCAG GGGAAACTCTGCTCTTCTGCAAAGGGGCCGATTCCTCCATCTTCCCCAGAGTCAGACCTGAGGAAGTGGACAGAATCCGTATGCATGTTGAGCGCAATGCTACG GATGGCTACAGGACCCTGTGTGTGGCCTATAAGCAGCTCAGCCCAGAGGAATATGCTGTGGCAGACGCTGGACTGAGGGATGCCCGTCTGGCTCTGCAGGACCGGGAGGAGAAGCTTATGGTTGTTTATAACCAGGTGGAGACTGAAATGAGTCTGATTGGAGCTACTGCAGTGGAGGACAG GTTGCAGGAGGAGGCTGCAGAGACCATGGAGGCTCTGCAGGGAGCTGGGATGAAGGTATGGGTGCTCACTGGAGACAAGATGGAGACGGCCAAGTCCACATGTTATGCCTGCCGCCTGTTTCAGCGTGGCACGGAGTTACTGGAACTGACTGTGCGTACACTTGAAGATGGAGGGAGGAAGCGTGAAGAGAGGCTTCATGAGCTGCTGCTAGACTACCATAAGAAAGCTGTGCAGGATGCACCACCAGTTAAAGCTGGGGTCACTAG GAGCTGGTCCAATTCGAATCAGGAATATGGCTTCATCATAGACGGAGCCACATTGTCTTTAGTGATGAACCCATCTCCTGATGCAAATTCCAGCCGCTACAAGAACCTCTTCCTGCAAATCTGCCAGAACTGCACTGCTGTGCTCTGCTGCCGCATGGCTCCGTTGCAGAAGGCTCAG ATAGTGAAACTGGTGAAGAACTCTAAAGGCTCTCCCATCACATTGTCTATTGGTGATGGGGCCAATGATGTCAGTATGATCCTGGAGGCACATGTGGGCATTG GAATAAAAGGTAAAGAGGGCCGCCAAGCAGTGAGGAACAGTGACTACGCCATCCCCAAACTCAAGCACTTAAAGAAGCTTCTGCTGGCACATGGACACCTCTACTATGTGCGCATTGCCCACCTTGTCCAGTACTTCTTCTACAAG AACCTTTGTTTCATCTTACCTCAGTTCCTGTACCAGTTCTTCTGTGGTTACTCTCAGCAG CCCCTGTACGATGCAGCCTATCTGACGATGTACAACATCTGCTTCACCTCTATGCCCATCCTGGCCTACAGCCTGCTGGAGCAGCACATAGCCATCGAGATCCTGCTTGACAATGCCACCCTCTACAG GGAGATAGCAAAGAATGCTATGTTGCGATGGGGTCCCTTCCTATACTGGACTGTGTTGGGGATTTACCAGGGACTTCTCTTCTTCTTTGGTGTCAGATATCTGTTCAGCAACCCAGCGCTGCAGGACAACGGCCAG GTGTTTGGAAATTGGTCTTATGGAACAATAGTTTTTACAGTCCTTGTTTTCACTGTCACACTAAAG CTGGCTTTGGACACACGCCACTGGACATGGATCAACCACTTTGTGATCTGGGGCTCACTGGCCTTCtatgtgttctttagcttcttcTGGGGAGGCATCATATG GCCATTCCTGAGACAACAACGGCTGTACTTTGTCTTTGCTAACATGCTGAGCTCTGTGTCAGCCTGGTTGGTCATCATCCTGCTCATCCTCCTCAGTCTTTTGCCTGACATCCTCTTGGTGGTCCTCCGCAAGCCCAGAGGCCCTCATGCTCGAAAG ATTGCTGCCGTCACCCCATTGTCCTACAAGCATCTGAAAGAGCGCTACTGA
- the atp11c gene encoding phospholipid-transporting ATPase 11C isoform X3 has protein sequence MLRRRLNLLFGGDEKRVDSRTIYVGHRPGPATEAFIPPKFCDNRIVSSKYTVWNFLPKNLFEQFRRIANFYFLIIFLVQVIVDTPTSPVTSGLPLFFVITVTAIKQGYEDWLRHKADNEVNKYPVIVLEDGRKESEKIKVGDIVEVMEDETFPCDLILLQSSRDDDTCFVTTASLDGESNHKTHYTVPDTEKDLQSLSATIECEQPQPDLYKFVGRMYIYKTGQDPAVRSLGPENLLLKGATLKNTKKIYGVAVYTGMETKMALNYQGKSQKRSAVEKSINAFLLVYLCILISKAVVCTTLKYVWQSQFGQDEPWYNQKTQKEKDTYVYLKMFTDFLSFMVLFNFIIPVSMYVTVEMQKFLGSFFITWDKDFFDPEIQEGALVNTSDLNEELGQVEYVFTDKTGTLTQNNMEFIECCIDGFQYKNTDSMSELDGFCVTDGPVSKLQQKAGLEKEELFLRALCLCHTVQVKEAGPDEIDEIDGVQVDGLAAGLSQPDEERGFIASSPDEVALVKGAMKHGFTFLGLENKTMKIRNWQNDTEIYELLHVLNFDPVRRRMSVIVRNKSGETLLFCKGADSSIFPRVRPEEVDRIRMHVERNATDGYRTLCVAYKQLSPEEYAVADAGLRDARLALQDREEKLMVVYNQVETEMSLIGATAVEDRLQEEAAETMEALQGAGMKVWVLTGDKMETAKSTCYACRLFQRGTELLELTVRTLEDGGRKREERLHELLLDYHKKAVQDAPPVKAGVTRSWSNSNQEYGFIIDGATLSLVMNPSPDANSSRYKNLFLQICQNCTAVLCCRMAPLQKAQIVKLVKNSKGSPITLSIGDGANDVSMILEAHVGIGIKGKEGRQAVRNSDYAIPKLKHLKKLLLAHGHLYYVRIAHLVQYFFYKNLCFILPQFLYQFFCGYSQQPLYDAAYLTMYNICFTSMPILAYSLLEQHIAIEILLDNATLYREIAKNAMLRWGPFLYWTVLGIYQGLLFFFGVRYLFSNPALQDNGQVFGNWSYGTIVFTVLVFTVTLKLALDTRHWTWINHFVIWGSLAFYVFFSFFWGGIIWPFLRQQRLYFVFANMLSSVSAWLVIILLILLSLLPDILLVVLRKPRGPHARKLSEASLIHTARLLPSPHCPTSI, from the exons TACACTGTATGGAACTTTCTGCCAAAGAACCTGTTTGAGCAGTTCAGAAGAATCGCCAATTTTTATTTCCTTATTATTTTCCTGGTGCAG GTTATTGTGGACACCCCGACAAGCCCTGTGACCAGTGGCTTACCCTTGTTTTTTGTCATCACAGTGACGGCCATCAAACAG GGTTATGAGGACTGGCTGCGGCATAAAGCGGATAACGAGGTGAATAAGTACCCAGTGATAGTGCTGGAGGATGGACGCAAAGAGAGTGAAAAAATCAAG GTGGGTGATATAGTAGAAGTGATGGAGGATGAGACCTTTCCCTGTGACCTTATTCTGCTGCAGTCCAGTCGAGATGATGACACTTGCTTCGTCACCACAGCCAGTCTGGACGGGGAGTCTAACCATAAA ACACACTACACAGTACCAGATACAGAAAAGGACCTGCAGTCTCTCTCTGCCACCATCGAGTGTGAACAGCCCCAGCCTGACCTCTACAA GTTTGTGGGCCGGATGTATATTTACAAGACGGGGCAGGATCCAGCAGTAAG atctTTGGGCCCAGAGAACCTGCTTCTGAAAGGGGCAACCTTAAAAAACACCAAGAAGATTTATG GTGTAGCAGTATACACAGGCATGGAGACAAAGATGGCTCTCAACTACCAGGGGAAGTCTCAAAAACGCTCAGCCGTGGAGAA ATCTATCAATGCCTTCCTGCTGGTATATTTATGCATCCTGATAAGCAAAGCAGTGGTGTGCACCACCCTGAAGTATGTTTGGCAGAGCCAGTTTGGGCAAGATGAACCTTGGTACAACCAGAAAACTCAGAAGGAGAAGGACACTTATGTG TATCTGAAGATGTTTACAGACTTCCTCTCCTTCATGGTGCTGTTCAATTTCATCATTCCTGTGTCCATGTATGTCACCGTGGAAATGCAGAAGTTTCTGGGTTCTTTCTTTATCACTTGGGATAAAGACTTCTTTGACCCGGAGATCCAGGAGGGGGCTCTGGTCAACACATCTGACCTCAATGAGGAGCTTGGTCAG GTGGAGTATGTCTTCACAGACAAGACCGGCACACTGACACAGAACAACATGGAGTTCATCGAGTGCTGTATAGATGGCTTCCAGTACAAGAACACAGACTCCATGAGTGAGCTGGATGGGTTCTGTGTCACTGATGGGCCTGTCAGCAAGCTGCAGCAGAAGGCTGGCCTG GAAAAAGAGGAGCTTTTCCTTCGGGCTCTCTGCTTGTGTCACACGGTGCAAGTGAAGGAGGCAGGGCCAGATGAGATTGATGAGATTGATGGGGTTCAGGTGGATGGACTGGCGGCTGGACTCTCCCAGCCAGATGAAGAGAGAGGCTTCATTGCCTCCTCCCCGGATGAGGTTGCTCTGGTCAAAGGAGCCATGAA ACATGGCTTCACTTTCCTGGGTTTGGAAAACAAAACTATGAAGATAAGGAACTGGCAGAACGATACTGAAAT ATACGAGTTGCTTCATGTGCTCAACTTTGACCCTGTACGACGAAGAATGAGTGTCATAGTCAGGAACAAGTCAG GGGAAACTCTGCTCTTCTGCAAAGGGGCCGATTCCTCCATCTTCCCCAGAGTCAGACCTGAGGAAGTGGACAGAATCCGTATGCATGTTGAGCGCAATGCTACG GATGGCTACAGGACCCTGTGTGTGGCCTATAAGCAGCTCAGCCCAGAGGAATATGCTGTGGCAGACGCTGGACTGAGGGATGCCCGTCTGGCTCTGCAGGACCGGGAGGAGAAGCTTATGGTTGTTTATAACCAGGTGGAGACTGAAATGAGTCTGATTGGAGCTACTGCAGTGGAGGACAG GTTGCAGGAGGAGGCTGCAGAGACCATGGAGGCTCTGCAGGGAGCTGGGATGAAGGTATGGGTGCTCACTGGAGACAAGATGGAGACGGCCAAGTCCACATGTTATGCCTGCCGCCTGTTTCAGCGTGGCACGGAGTTACTGGAACTGACTGTGCGTACACTTGAAGATGGAGGGAGGAAGCGTGAAGAGAGGCTTCATGAGCTGCTGCTAGACTACCATAAGAAAGCTGTGCAGGATGCACCACCAGTTAAAGCTGGGGTCACTAG GAGCTGGTCCAATTCGAATCAGGAATATGGCTTCATCATAGACGGAGCCACATTGTCTTTAGTGATGAACCCATCTCCTGATGCAAATTCCAGCCGCTACAAGAACCTCTTCCTGCAAATCTGCCAGAACTGCACTGCTGTGCTCTGCTGCCGCATGGCTCCGTTGCAGAAGGCTCAG ATAGTGAAACTGGTGAAGAACTCTAAAGGCTCTCCCATCACATTGTCTATTGGTGATGGGGCCAATGATGTCAGTATGATCCTGGAGGCACATGTGGGCATTG GAATAAAAGGTAAAGAGGGCCGCCAAGCAGTGAGGAACAGTGACTACGCCATCCCCAAACTCAAGCACTTAAAGAAGCTTCTGCTGGCACATGGACACCTCTACTATGTGCGCATTGCCCACCTTGTCCAGTACTTCTTCTACAAG AACCTTTGTTTCATCTTACCTCAGTTCCTGTACCAGTTCTTCTGTGGTTACTCTCAGCAG CCCCTGTACGATGCAGCCTATCTGACGATGTACAACATCTGCTTCACCTCTATGCCCATCCTGGCCTACAGCCTGCTGGAGCAGCACATAGCCATCGAGATCCTGCTTGACAATGCCACCCTCTACAG GGAGATAGCAAAGAATGCTATGTTGCGATGGGGTCCCTTCCTATACTGGACTGTGTTGGGGATTTACCAGGGACTTCTCTTCTTCTTTGGTGTCAGATATCTGTTCAGCAACCCAGCGCTGCAGGACAACGGCCAG GTGTTTGGAAATTGGTCTTATGGAACAATAGTTTTTACAGTCCTTGTTTTCACTGTCACACTAAAG CTGGCTTTGGACACACGCCACTGGACATGGATCAACCACTTTGTGATCTGGGGCTCACTGGCCTTCtatgtgttctttagcttcttcTGGGGAGGCATCATATG GCCATTCCTGAGACAACAACGGCTGTACTTTGTCTTTGCTAACATGCTGAGCTCTGTGTCAGCCTGGTTGGTCATCATCCTGCTCATCCTCCTCAGTCTTTTGCCTGACATCCTCTTGGTGGTCCTCCGCAAGCCCAGAGGCCCTCATGCTCGAAAG CTGTCAGAGGCCTCTCTCATTCACACGGCCAG ATTGCTGCCGTCACCCCATTGTCCTACAAGCATCTGA
- the atp11c gene encoding phospholipid-transporting ATPase 11C isoform X1, giving the protein MLRRRLNLLFGGDEKRVDSRTIYVGHRPGPATEAFIPPKFCDNRIVSSKYTVWNFLPKNLFEQFRRIANFYFLIIFLVQVIVDTPTSPVTSGLPLFFVITVTAIKQGYEDWLRHKADNEVNKYPVIVLEDGRKESEKIKVGDIVEVMEDETFPCDLILLQSSRDDDTCFVTTASLDGESNHKTHYTVPDTEKDLQSLSATIECEQPQPDLYKFVGRMYIYKTGQDPAVRSLGPENLLLKGATLKNTKKIYGVAVYTGMETKMALNYQGKSQKRSAVEKSINAFLLVYLCILISKAVVCTTLKYVWQSQFGQDEPWYNQKTQKEKDTYVYLKMFTDFLSFMVLFNFIIPVSMYVTVEMQKFLGSFFITWDKDFFDPEIQEGALVNTSDLNEELGQVEYVFTDKTGTLTQNNMEFIECCIDGFQYKNTDSMSELDGFCVTDGPVSKLQQKAGLEKEELFLRALCLCHTVQVKEAGPDEIDEIDGVQVDGLAAGLSQPDEERGFIASSPDEVALVKGAMKHGFTFLGLENKTMKIRNWQNDTEIYELLHVLNFDPVRRRMSVIVRNKSGETLLFCKGADSSIFPRVRPEEVDRIRMHVERNATDGYRTLCVAYKQLSPEEYAVADAGLRDARLALQDREEKLMVVYNQVETEMSLIGATAVEDRLQEEAAETMEALQGAGMKVWVLTGDKMETAKSTCYACRLFQRGTELLELTVRTLEDGGRKREERLHELLLDYHKKAVQDAPPVKAGVTRSWSNSNQEYGFIIDGATLSLVMNPSPDANSSRYKNLFLQICQNCTAVLCCRMAPLQKAQIVKLVKNSKGSPITLSIGDGANDVSMILEAHVGIGIKGKEGRQAVRNSDYAIPKLKHLKKLLLAHGHLYYVRIAHLVQYFFYKNLCFILPQFLYQFFCGYSQQPLYDAAYLTMYNICFTSMPILAYSLLEQHIAIEILLDNATLYREIAKNAMLRWGPFLYWTVLGIYQGLLFFFGVRYLFSNPALQDNGQVFGNWSYGTIVFTVLVFTVTLKLALDTRHWTWINHFVIWGSLAFYVFFSFFWGGIIWPFLRQQRLYFVFANMLSSVSAWLVIILLILLSLLPDILLVVLRKPRGPHARKKKKCQSSAGSSQSSRVSIRPLLMRTFSDESNTVI; this is encoded by the exons TACACTGTATGGAACTTTCTGCCAAAGAACCTGTTTGAGCAGTTCAGAAGAATCGCCAATTTTTATTTCCTTATTATTTTCCTGGTGCAG GTTATTGTGGACACCCCGACAAGCCCTGTGACCAGTGGCTTACCCTTGTTTTTTGTCATCACAGTGACGGCCATCAAACAG GGTTATGAGGACTGGCTGCGGCATAAAGCGGATAACGAGGTGAATAAGTACCCAGTGATAGTGCTGGAGGATGGACGCAAAGAGAGTGAAAAAATCAAG GTGGGTGATATAGTAGAAGTGATGGAGGATGAGACCTTTCCCTGTGACCTTATTCTGCTGCAGTCCAGTCGAGATGATGACACTTGCTTCGTCACCACAGCCAGTCTGGACGGGGAGTCTAACCATAAA ACACACTACACAGTACCAGATACAGAAAAGGACCTGCAGTCTCTCTCTGCCACCATCGAGTGTGAACAGCCCCAGCCTGACCTCTACAA GTTTGTGGGCCGGATGTATATTTACAAGACGGGGCAGGATCCAGCAGTAAG atctTTGGGCCCAGAGAACCTGCTTCTGAAAGGGGCAACCTTAAAAAACACCAAGAAGATTTATG GTGTAGCAGTATACACAGGCATGGAGACAAAGATGGCTCTCAACTACCAGGGGAAGTCTCAAAAACGCTCAGCCGTGGAGAA ATCTATCAATGCCTTCCTGCTGGTATATTTATGCATCCTGATAAGCAAAGCAGTGGTGTGCACCACCCTGAAGTATGTTTGGCAGAGCCAGTTTGGGCAAGATGAACCTTGGTACAACCAGAAAACTCAGAAGGAGAAGGACACTTATGTG TATCTGAAGATGTTTACAGACTTCCTCTCCTTCATGGTGCTGTTCAATTTCATCATTCCTGTGTCCATGTATGTCACCGTGGAAATGCAGAAGTTTCTGGGTTCTTTCTTTATCACTTGGGATAAAGACTTCTTTGACCCGGAGATCCAGGAGGGGGCTCTGGTCAACACATCTGACCTCAATGAGGAGCTTGGTCAG GTGGAGTATGTCTTCACAGACAAGACCGGCACACTGACACAGAACAACATGGAGTTCATCGAGTGCTGTATAGATGGCTTCCAGTACAAGAACACAGACTCCATGAGTGAGCTGGATGGGTTCTGTGTCACTGATGGGCCTGTCAGCAAGCTGCAGCAGAAGGCTGGCCTG GAAAAAGAGGAGCTTTTCCTTCGGGCTCTCTGCTTGTGTCACACGGTGCAAGTGAAGGAGGCAGGGCCAGATGAGATTGATGAGATTGATGGGGTTCAGGTGGATGGACTGGCGGCTGGACTCTCCCAGCCAGATGAAGAGAGAGGCTTCATTGCCTCCTCCCCGGATGAGGTTGCTCTGGTCAAAGGAGCCATGAA ACATGGCTTCACTTTCCTGGGTTTGGAAAACAAAACTATGAAGATAAGGAACTGGCAGAACGATACTGAAAT ATACGAGTTGCTTCATGTGCTCAACTTTGACCCTGTACGACGAAGAATGAGTGTCATAGTCAGGAACAAGTCAG GGGAAACTCTGCTCTTCTGCAAAGGGGCCGATTCCTCCATCTTCCCCAGAGTCAGACCTGAGGAAGTGGACAGAATCCGTATGCATGTTGAGCGCAATGCTACG GATGGCTACAGGACCCTGTGTGTGGCCTATAAGCAGCTCAGCCCAGAGGAATATGCTGTGGCAGACGCTGGACTGAGGGATGCCCGTCTGGCTCTGCAGGACCGGGAGGAGAAGCTTATGGTTGTTTATAACCAGGTGGAGACTGAAATGAGTCTGATTGGAGCTACTGCAGTGGAGGACAG GTTGCAGGAGGAGGCTGCAGAGACCATGGAGGCTCTGCAGGGAGCTGGGATGAAGGTATGGGTGCTCACTGGAGACAAGATGGAGACGGCCAAGTCCACATGTTATGCCTGCCGCCTGTTTCAGCGTGGCACGGAGTTACTGGAACTGACTGTGCGTACACTTGAAGATGGAGGGAGGAAGCGTGAAGAGAGGCTTCATGAGCTGCTGCTAGACTACCATAAGAAAGCTGTGCAGGATGCACCACCAGTTAAAGCTGGGGTCACTAG GAGCTGGTCCAATTCGAATCAGGAATATGGCTTCATCATAGACGGAGCCACATTGTCTTTAGTGATGAACCCATCTCCTGATGCAAATTCCAGCCGCTACAAGAACCTCTTCCTGCAAATCTGCCAGAACTGCACTGCTGTGCTCTGCTGCCGCATGGCTCCGTTGCAGAAGGCTCAG ATAGTGAAACTGGTGAAGAACTCTAAAGGCTCTCCCATCACATTGTCTATTGGTGATGGGGCCAATGATGTCAGTATGATCCTGGAGGCACATGTGGGCATTG GAATAAAAGGTAAAGAGGGCCGCCAAGCAGTGAGGAACAGTGACTACGCCATCCCCAAACTCAAGCACTTAAAGAAGCTTCTGCTGGCACATGGACACCTCTACTATGTGCGCATTGCCCACCTTGTCCAGTACTTCTTCTACAAG AACCTTTGTTTCATCTTACCTCAGTTCCTGTACCAGTTCTTCTGTGGTTACTCTCAGCAG CCCCTGTACGATGCAGCCTATCTGACGATGTACAACATCTGCTTCACCTCTATGCCCATCCTGGCCTACAGCCTGCTGGAGCAGCACATAGCCATCGAGATCCTGCTTGACAATGCCACCCTCTACAG GGAGATAGCAAAGAATGCTATGTTGCGATGGGGTCCCTTCCTATACTGGACTGTGTTGGGGATTTACCAGGGACTTCTCTTCTTCTTTGGTGTCAGATATCTGTTCAGCAACCCAGCGCTGCAGGACAACGGCCAG GTGTTTGGAAATTGGTCTTATGGAACAATAGTTTTTACAGTCCTTGTTTTCACTGTCACACTAAAG CTGGCTTTGGACACACGCCACTGGACATGGATCAACCACTTTGTGATCTGGGGCTCACTGGCCTTCtatgtgttctttagcttcttcTGGGGAGGCATCATATG GCCATTCCTGAGACAACAACGGCTGTACTTTGTCTTTGCTAACATGCTGAGCTCTGTGTCAGCCTGGTTGGTCATCATCCTGCTCATCCTCCTCAGTCTTTTGCCTGACATCCTCTTGGTGGTCCTCCGCAAGCCCAGAGGCCCTCATGCTCGAAAG AAGAAGAAATGTCAGTCAAGTGCAGGGAGCAGCCAGTCCTCCAGGGTTTCCATCAGGCCTCTGCTCATGAGAACCTTTTCAGACGAGTCCAATACTGTCATATGA